Genomic DNA from Halobaculum sp. CBA1158:
GCGCGACCGCGTCGCCGGGGTTCACGAACGCGCGGAACGCCAGATCGACCGCCTCGGAGGCCCCGGTCGTGACGAGGATCTCCGAGTCGGGGTCGTACGACTGGTCGTAGCGGGCGACGCGCTCGGCGATCGCCCGCCGGAGGTCGTCGGTGCCGCGGTTGGCGGTGTAGCTCGTCTGGCCGCGCTCCAGCGAGTCGACGGCCGCCGAGCGCGCGGGCCAGGGCGCGCTGAAGTCGGGTTCGCCGACGCCCAGGGAGATCACGTCGTCGCGCTCCTCGGCGACCTCGAAGAACTCGCGGATCCCCGAGGGCGGCACCGAGGCGACGCGGTCGGCCGGCGCGAACCGGGAGTCGCCGTCGCCGGTGCGGTCGCCGTCGCCGGTACCGTCCCGGTCGCCGGCGGTCGTCTCGTCGGCCCCGCGGGCGGTCCCGCCGTCCGGCGTCGGGTCGTCGGGAGCCGGCTCGTCCGAGGTCGGGGGGTCAGGGGCCGGGTCGTCGCCCCCGCTCATGGCGTCACGGAGAGTCGGTCGTCGTCGTCGCCGTCGAGGAAGCGGATCCCGCGCTCCTTGTACGTCTCCATCACGTAGTGGGTCACCGTCTTCGTCACAGCCGGCAGCGGCGCGACCTCCTCGGAGACGAACCGCGACACGTCGCCCATCGAGGAGCCGGAGACGTGGACCGCGAAGTCGTAGTCCCCCGACATCAGCCGGAGCGAGTCGACCGCGGGCGACTCGGCGATTCGGCGGGCCACGTCGTCGTAGTCGGTCTCGCGGTCGAGTTCGACGTTCACTTCCACGATGGCGCTGATGTGCTCCTCGTCGAGCTCCTCCCAGTCGACGATGGCGGTGTAGCCGCGCAGGGCACCCGCCCCCTCCAGATCGGCCAGCGTCTCCTCCACGACGGCCTCGTCGAGCCCGGTCTGGCGTGCGAGATCGGCCGTTGACTCGCGGGCGTCGGCCACGAGCGCGTCGATCAGGGTTCGGGTTGCCTCGTCCATGTGCCCGACTGCGCTCCCCCGGGCAAAGCGGTTTCGCCCGGTGCGATATCCGCGAACACGCCACACGGTCCGTGCTGGCCCTCGACGAACCACGCACGCAACGGTCCTCCGACCTCCCTGACGGACCGCGCCCGCAACGACCCCCCCAACGGACCGCGCCCGCAACGATCCGCCGGCCGATGGACCGCGCTCGCGACCTGGAGCCTCGACCGACAGTATCGATCCGAACCGCTCATACCGCCTACTTCCCCAGGTCCGGTCATGAACTACCTCGTGTGGTCGGTAGTGGCGATGGCGGCGTACTCGCTGGTCGCCCCGCTGATGCGGCTGGCGACCGCCGGAACGGGCGCGATCCCGAGTACGGTCGCGGCGTTCGTCTCGAACACGGTGCTCGTGTTCGCGACGCTCGCCGTCATCAGCGTGTCCGGTGAGGGCGTCGTCGAGCACCTCGGCGATCCGCGAATGCGGTACGTCGTGGCGGCGGGCGTCTGTCTCGCCGTCGGCATCATCGCGTACTACCACGCGCTGTCGCTCGGGCGCGTCTCGATCGTCGCGCCGATCTTCGCCATGTTCTTCGTCGCCTCCTCCGCGGTCGGCGTCGTCGCGCTCGACGAGCCGGTCACCGGCCGGAAGCTCCTCGGCGTCGGCTTCGCGGTCGTCGCGGTCGTCCTCGTCGCCGGCGAGTGAGCCCGCCTTCGGCGACGACTCCACAACTTTATATCGGATAGCAGAGCCACGCATATTTGATGCCGTCTCCCGATGCGGTCGGTCGCCCGCGGTCGCCGAGCACGAACGGATCCGGTCGCGAGCGTCGTCGCCGCCGTGACGCCGACGCGACCGCCGGCGACGACGTCCCGTTCGGGCGGTGGCTGCCGGTCGCGGTCGGGACCGCCGTCGCGGCGACGCTGTTCGCGCGAGCGATCGCGACCGGGGCCGGCGGTGCCGCCGCCGCGCTGGACCCGGCGACGCTGGAGGCGCTCGGACTGACCGCGCCGCTGCGGTCGGTCGCCGCCGCCGGCGACGCGGCGGCCCGGGTCGGTGCGACGACAGCGGCGGTCGGCGTCGCGTACGGCCTCGCCAGCGCGGTCGCGTGGGCACTCCTCCGGCGGACGTGAGCGCTCGAGGCGCTCGGATTCGTCGCCTTTCAGCGACCTTTTGTACGGCCGTATCGAACCGTCGGGCATGGCCGACTTCGAGAAGGACGACAGCGTCGTCCTCAGCGACGAGCACAGCGAGTTCGACGGCGAGACCGGAACCGTGACGCAGGTGATGGAGACGATGTTCGGCGATGCGACCTACACGGTCAGCTTCGAGGAAGGGACCGAGCAGGGCGTTCCCGCCGACCAGCTCGAGGCCGCCGACGGCGACGACAGCGAGACCGCCGACGGCGACGAGGAGTAGTCCGCGCCGCCCGCCGCTGACGGGGAGGGCTCCCGTCGTGGCATCAACGCGTTTAGGGATCGAGGTTCCCAGCCACGGGTATGGTTCGGTTCCCCGACCGCAGGCGAACCGCGGTCGCCGTGCTCGTCGCCGTCGCCGTGGCGACGGGGACGCTGCTCGTTCCGGTGCTCTCCAGTCACATCGCCGTCGCGCGTAGCGACCGGATCGGCGTCGCCGCGCCCGACGCCTCCGTGCTCGACGGGGGCGACCGCGTCGAAGTGACGCTGCGCGTCGACAACCCCACCCCGCGGGCGGTGAGAGTGCCCGAGCAGCCATCGGCGTCCGGGATCGTGTTGTTCGCCGACGGTGAGGGCAACCCCGGCGATCGGATCACCGACTCGCGCGGCGTCGAGATATCGGGCGCGACCGTCCCCGCCGGCGGAACGGCGACGCTGACGCTCACGCTCGACGTCGTCGGGGAGTATCGCCCGATCGACCGCGAGTCCGTCCTCGGGAACGACCTCGGGGGGTCGCTGCCGATCGAGATCGCGGGCTTCGAGACGACGGTCGGGCTGAACGCGACCGTGGGGGCCGCCTGATGGGCGAGGTCAGGCGCGCCACCTCGCGCGCGGAGACGCTCGCGCTCGGGGTCGGACTCGCCGTGCTCGGCGGCTCGCTCACCTTCGTCTGGATCCAGGGTACCGGTCGCTACCCCGCGGCGCTGCCGGTCCCGACGTGGGTGCCGGCCGCGTTGACGCTGCTGGCCGGCGTGGCGCTGTCGCTGTTGCGCCTGGAGCTTCCCAGCGCGACGGGCGTGCTCATCGTCGTGTTGCCGCTGTCGTATGCGGTGTACATGCTGCTCGTGCTGTCGCCGCAGCTGCTCGCGGGCTGGGCGATCAACGACCTCCTGTTGATCTTCACCTACGGCGCTGGCGGGCAGGGGTTCCTCGCGTGGCTCGTCTCGTTCCCGATGGTGTTCGTCGCCGGCTTCGGGACGCACCTCGTCGCCGACGAACTGATAAACGGGTGAGTCAGGACGCGAGAAGAAGGGGCCGCGACGGGTGCAACAGGCGCGACGGGTGCAACTGGTTACGGCGAACACGGCGAATACAACGCGCACGACCAGCGCCCGGGACTCCAACGCTTTTCACGCCGACCCGCCTATCGGGGGTATGAGTTCCGTTCCCTTCCACTACGTCGATCTGCGGACGTTCTGCTACGCCACCGAGGACGAGAAGCGCGTCGAGGACGCCCTCCGGACGTTCCTCCCCGAGGAGTTCGAGATCGAGCGCGTGGTCAACGCCGGCCACCACGGCGACCGGATCGTCGTACGCTCGGCGCGCGTCGAGCGCGCCGACGACGTGCGCCACGTGCTCGCGAAGCTGTCGGAGTTGACCGAGTGGGACCGCGTGCTCACGGAACTCGACGAGCGCGTCGACGACAACAACTCCCTGTTCCTCCGCCTCGACAAGCAGGCCGCGTTCAAGGGCGACGTCGAACTCGGGACGGGGATCACCATCCGCGCGAAGGTGGAAGCGTACCCCGCGAAACACGAGAAGGCCGTCGCGAACGCCCGCGAGACGTTCGAGGAACTCTCCGAGAACGCCGGCGGCTCCGGCGGCGAGGCGGCGTAGGAGCGTCGACGGAGGGATCTACTCCGCGGGCCACTTGATCGAACAGCCGCGGCTCGGCCCCGGATCCAGGGTCACGTCCTCGCCGGCGAGCACGGCGTCGATGGCGTCCTCGATGTAGACCTCCGTCGCCTCGTCGTCGGGGTTGAGCGCGTCGTCGAGTCGGCCGTGATACGCCAGCCGGAAGTCGCCGTCGCCGTCGGCGGTGCGCAGGAGGAACGGGTCCGGGGTGCAGACCGCGCCGTACGCGCGGGCCGCCTCGGCGGTCTCGTCGCGGAGGTACGCGTCGTAGGCGACCCGCCCCGAGTCGACGTACTCCCGCATCCGCTCGATCGAGTCCTCGGGGTACTCGTCGGCGTCGTTGGGGTTGATCCCGACGACCGCGCAGTCGTCGTACTCGGCGGCGACGCGGTTCAAGAGGTCGAACTTCGCCTGCGCGTACGGACAGTGGTTGCACGTGAACACGACGAGCACGGCGTCGTGGTCGGCGAAGTCCGCGAGCGCGTGGGTGTCGCCGTCGACGCCCGGGAGCGCGAAGTCGGGTGCCGGATCGTTGCGGGCGAGTTCGGAGTCGGAGTCGGTCTGGACCATGAGTGAACGGTGGATAGTGTGGATCGGAGAAAGTTGTTGGGTCGGTAGTGGGTGGGCCGCTGCGCCATAGGAAATATGGTAGGTGCGATCACCAATCAGAGAGATGGCCAGGTTGTCCCGTGCCGTGATGGTGCTTGGAGTATGTTGTATCGTACTCGGCGCGATAACCGGGGGCGTGGGGTTCTATTTCGCGTCGCAGTCCGACTGTGAATCCGGGTCTCAGCTGAGTGTGGCTCAGATTAGTGAGGATCAGACAGCTGGGTCGAACACCGAACTGAGAGAGTATGGCGATCTCTCGGATCCCGAACAGAGAATATTCCGGGATCTTCTGGGATCAACCCGGCAGAATTTCGACACCTATGACAACAGTTCAGCAGCAAATGAGCTCGTAAATACGGTAGTAATCTACCGGGGCGAGCGGTACGTAACGAGAGCAGTAATAGTAGATTGTTATAACAGGGGAGAGGACATCCAAGGTCTCGGCGAACTGATCGCCATTGTAGGTCTGATTCTGTTTGTACCAGCGTATCGCTATAGATAGACTCGAGTACGAGTGATCGAACGGTCGGTCTCTTGTCTGCAGGGTCGTGTATCGATACGACCTCCACAAGACGAGAAATCCCTCAGGAGGAGGTACTTATTCCCGATTGTGCACGTCCACGTCGACAGTTCCTGTTCCGTGTAGCTGAATTTCGTTCAGGATCCGTATCCGTCCGTGATCAAGCGATTTGGTGGCTCTTCTTCGCTCGAACCTCCCACCTAGTCCGCCGCCGACGGCGACCGATGGAACGGTTTCGTCGCGATCGACTCCCGAAGCCGTGGCAGCGTGTTTCAGTCGCGTTTGTGAGCCGTGGAAGAAGCCGTTTGGTAGAATCGGGTCAGTCGCCGAAAAGCTGCAAAGAGAGAGCCACAGTCGTCGGCGGGACGCCACGGACGGGCGACCCACCCGGGCAGAGAGACGTTACAGTTCGACGGCCTGTTTGTTTCCGAGCGACTCGGGCACCGTGAACCGGATGGTCGTCGTCGCGCCGGACATCGTGTTCACCTTGATCGTGGCCTCCTCGCCCTCACCGAGCCCCTCGATGAACGTGTTCCCGGATCCGTCGGCTTCCGGCTGTGCGCGGAAGTTACTCACGTTGAACGACATGACGATCCGGTCGTCGGGATCGTTGATCACGGGCGCAGAGTCGTCCGCGTCCTTCACTGCCGACGTCGAGAAGTACTTCGTGCTGTCGTCGGCCGTCGCGTTGTATCCGACAGTCGTGGACGACGAGAGCGCGTCCTCGTGTACCAGCGTCAGCGTCCCGTCGGGTCCGACCCAGGTCACGGTGGCGTTCCGGAGGTCTATCTCCCCCGCACCCGGCGCGAGACTCGTGCTGACGTTGACCACGTCGACGACGTCAGAACCGTCATTGGTACCGGTTACGGTCCCGACGGTGGCGACCTCCTGTAGCCGGTCGCTGACCTGTTTACTGCTCTGTTCGCCGGTCTCCTGAGATTTACTCTGGAGGAAGCCGGCGGTGTTGATCAGGACGCCGGCGGCGATCGCCGCCACCAGCACCATCGCGATGAACACGATGAGCGTCCCGATCCCCACTTGCCCCCGCTCCTCCTCGTCGGTGATGAACTCGAACATGCTGTTGTACCGTCTACCGGTACCGAACGACAGGTGGTATATACTATTTACCGTGAAAGAATCAGATTCGATAGTAGAGAAGATCATAGTACGACAGGCCGCATACATCAGATAGGGCCGCTCCCGCGGCCAATTCACTCCGAGGCGAGTGCGTCGAAGTCGTTCAGTCCGCCGTCGACGGCGTGGTGTGGAACGGCTGCGTCGCGATCGACTCCCGAAGCCGCGGCAGCGCGTCCCGGCCGTGCTCGTGGGCCGCCGTCACGACCGCGAACACCTCCTCGCGGCTCACCTTCACGCCCTCGCCCGTCACCGCGCGCTCGGGGTGCTCCGAGAGTTCGCGGAGGGTTCCGACCGCGAGCAGGTACGGGATCGACCACGCGGCGAGCGTGTTCCCCTCCACGAGCGGGACGTGTTCGAGATACGTCTGCGCGCCGTCGAGGAAGCCGCGGGCGTAGCCGGCCGTACGCGAGACGACGCTCGCGGTGTCCTCGCGGTGCTCGGGGGCGACGACCTCCTCCTGTGGGACGCCCTCCTCCTCGAGCCACTCGGCGGGAAGATAGACGTTGTTCTCCTCGGTGTAGTCGTCGTGGACGTCCTTCGCGACGTTGACGAGTTGGAGCAGGAGGCCGAACTCCTCGGCGACCTCGTACAGGCGCTCCGTGCGCTCCTCGTCGACGCTCCCCAGCGTCGTGACGAGGTTCGTGATGAGCGTGCCGACCGTGCCGGCGACGTAGTAGCAGTACTCGTTCAGTTCGCTGCGGGTCTCGATGCGCAGGCCGCCGTCGTCGGCGTAGCGCTCGACGAACTCGGCCATGCCGGTGGCCATCTCGCGCGCCGGCGGGACGACCGCCTCGCGGACCTCCGGCGGGAGCCCCTCGAACGTGGCGAACACGCGCTCGGCCTCGGCGACGACTTCCCAGTCGGCCGAGCGGTCCTCCGCGGGCGGGAGGTGCGGGTCCACCGACGCGCGGAACTCGCCGGCGTCCGTGTCGTCGTCGGGGTCGAGGGCGGCGTCGAACTCCCGGAGGAGGGCGGCCTGTTCGTCGGGGGCGATGTGGTCGGCGTCCTCGACGGTGTCGGCGATCCGGCAGACGAGATAGCCGAGACAGATGTACGACGACATCGGTTCGTCGAGGGTGTCGACGGTCAGGGCGAAGGTCCGCGAGACTCCCTGCACGGCCTCGTGACACCACGCGAGGTCGGCGTCGGGGTCGGTCGCGACTGGGCGATCGGCGTCTGGCATTCAGTTGGACACGCCTATGGTAGGAGGGTTAAAAAGTGGTGTGGGGTTGAACACGGCGACATCCCGAGCGCTCCGGGCGGGATCGATACCCGCGCCGTCTTCGATTCAGTTCCGATCCGATCCCGGTCTGATCCCGATTCGACGGCACCTCGAGGCCGCCCCGACGCCGATTCGTCCCGGTTCGATCGGGTGCGACACGCCGACGGGGAGGCGGGCGGTGCCCCGCGAGCGCGACACCGCAAAGATTGAAGCCGCACAACTCGCAGGAACGACCATGGACTTCGCGCTGACAACCGAGCAACAGCAGATCCGCGACATGGTCGCCGAGTTCGTCGACGAGGAGATCAAACCCCGCGCCGCCGAGATCGACGAGGAGGACGAGTTCCCCGACGACCTCGTCGATCAGATGGCCGAGTTGGGCCTGATGGGGATGCCGTTCCCCGAGGAGTACGGCGGCGCGGACCTCGATTACCACAGCTACGCGCTCGGTCTCTCGGAGATCGCGCGCGGCTCGGGCGGCCTCGGAACCGTCGTCGCCGCGCACATCTCGCTGGCGGGCAACATGCTGTACGCCTTCGGCGACGAGGAGCAAAAGCGGGAGTACCTCACGCCTCTGGCCGAGGGTAAGGAGATCGGCGCGTTCGCGCTCTCGGAGGCCGGCGCGGGCTCGGACGTGCCCGCGATGGAGACCACGGCGGAGAAAGACGGCGACGGCTACGTCGTCAACGGCGGGAAGCTGTGGATCTCGAACGGCTCGGTCGCCGACACGGTGACGCTGTTCGCCAAGACCGATCCGGACGCCGGCAACAAGGGCATCTCCTCGTTCGTCGTCCGGCCCGAGGAGGACGACGGCTTCATCGTCGAGGGCACCGAGCACAAGCTCGGCGACAAGGGCTGTCCGACCGCGGAACTCCGCTTCGACGACATGTACCTCCCCGAGGACCGCCTGCTCGGCGAGGAGGGCGACGGCTTCGTGCAGGCGCTGAAGACGCTCAACGGGGGCCGGATCACCATCGCGGCCCGCGGCGTCGGTATCGCCCGCGCGGCCCTCGAGGACGCCGCCGAATACGCGACCCAGCGCGAGCAGTTCGACGGTCCCATCTCGCAGTTCCAGGCGATCCAGCACAAGATCGCCGACATGGACACGAAGCTCCAGGCCGCGGAGCTACTGATGCACAAGGCCGCCGACCTGAAGATCCGCGGCGAGCCGTTCATCAAGGAGGCCGCGCAGGCGAAGCTGTACGCCAGCGAGATCAGCCGCGAGGTGGCCAACGAGGCCATCCAGATCCACGGCGGCTACGGTTACACGAAGGACTTCCCCGTCGAGCGCTACTACCGCGACGCGAAGCTCAACGAGATCTACGAGGGCACCAGCGAGGTGCTTCGCAACACGATCGCGAGCCAGGTGCTCGACGAGTAGGTCGCGAAAGGAACGCTTCCGAAACCGATCCTCACTCTCGTCCGGTCGATCCGCCTTAGATCGTCGTCGCCTCAGATCGTCGTCGCCTCAGACCGCCGCCGCTCGGTCGTCGCCCGTCCAGTTGTCGCCTCTTCAGTCGTCGCCCAGCACCGCCTCGGGGGGCGTGTTCAGTTCGACGCCGCCCGAGAGGTCCCGCTGCGGGAACGGGATCTCGATGCCCTCCTCGTCGAAGCGCCGCTTCACGTCGGTCACGTACTCACCGCGGATCTTCACGAAATCTGCGCGCGAGGGGTTGTCGATCCAGATCCGACTCTTGAGGCCGACGTAACTGTCCGCCAGCTCGGTGAGACGGACCGACGGCGCGGGGTCCGAGAGGACCTCGGGATGACGCTCGGCCTCCTCGACGATGATCTCGGTGGCGTGTTCGATGTCGTCGTCGTAGCCGATGCCGAAGAGGAACTGCAGACGGAGGGTGTCCTTCGCGACGGGGTTCTTGATGACGTCGTCGGTGAGTTGGGAGTTCGGGACCGTCAACAGCTCGTTGTCGAAGGTCCGCACGCGGGTGACCCGAAAGGAGATGTCCTCGACGATGCCCGAGTTGCCGTCCCACTCGATCCAGTCGCCGATGCGGAACGGCCGGTCGGTGAAGATGAAGATCCCGGCGACGAAGTTCTTGATCACGTCCTGCAGCGCGAAACCGATCGCGAGCGTCGCCGCCGCGGCGATCGTCGCAAGCGACTGGAGGAAGTCGCCGTAGCCGGCGAGACCGAAGCCGACCGCGATCCCGACGAACACGACGATCACGTTCGCCACCTTTCGGAGCGGTCCCCTCGCGTGGCTGTCGAGTTGTTTTCGGTCGAGCAGCCGGTCCATCAGCGGGAGCACGAGCATACGCCCGACGAGGTAGAACGCCGCCAGCACGACGGCGAAGGTGATCGCCGATCCCAGCGGGCCGGCGAGGCCGACCGGCACGCCGAGGTCGGCGAGCACCGACGCGACCGGCGTCGACGGTTCCGGCACCTGCAACGGGTGGGTCTGTGAGCCCCACGGAAGCGCCGTCGACGCGCTCATCGGTGCAGTACCGCTGTGTGGCCGCGCGTCTCGATCAGGTCGGCGGAGACGCGCTCGGCCAGGTGGCCCGCCAGCTCCTCGACGTCGGTCCCCGCCTGCGCCGAGCGGTGGAACTTCACCTTCACGAGGTCGCGATCGCTCAGTTGGTCGTCCAGTTCGTCGACGACGGCCCCGACTCCCTTCTTGCCGACCCAGACGGTTACGTCGAGGTCGTGCGCGCGCTTTCGTAGCTCCTGGTCGGTCATGCACCGGGATTCCCCCGGAAGCGGTTTGAAGCTTCCCGTTCGGCGAGTTCGGCCTGGTACGCCCGGAACAACTGGCGGAACTGACGGGCGGTCACTCGCGGTACGGGTACCGCGCCGTCGCGCCGCAGTCGCAGCGGACGACGACGTGGCTCGCCTCCCGAAGCCGGACCCGAGCGTTGCGGCCGGGGATCAGGTACGCGTCGCAGTCGTCACAGGTGAACCGCTCGAATCGCCGGGGGACGCCGCAGCGATGCCGCTGGGCGATCCGGCGGGCGAGCCTGACGGCCTCGCGGGCGCGGTCGCGCTCGCCGGCGCGGGCCATCGATCGGGCGAACGCGTCGAGGCGTTCGATCCGTTCCTCGGCGATGTCGTCGTCGTTCATGCGGGAGTCGGGGGCTCGTATCGAGGTGAGTGAGTGCGTCGGATAGCGGTTTCGGGTCGATGCGTCGGCGTCACTGGCGTCGGTCCGGAGCCGCTCACCCCCGCGTTTTACCGCGTCGGCGACGAACCGCCGAGCGAACGATGATCACCTCCGAGCGGATGGCGATGGTCGACCGCAACGCCGCGGCCCTCGGCGTCCCCCGCAAACAGCTCATGGAGTCGTCGGGCAACGCCGTCGCCCGCGCGGTCCGGGAACGGGCGGAGCCGGGCGACCGAGTGCTTCTGATCTGCGGGCGCGGCAACAACGGTGGCGATGCGATGGTCGCGGCGCGGTTCCTCGACGAGTTCGACACGCTGACGCTCCTGCTGGGGCGGCCGGGAGCGATCCGCACCGACATCGCCCGCGAGAACTGGGACGCGCTCGTCGAGAGCGACCGTCCGACCCGAACGGTGACCGACTCCCGCGAGTTCGACCTCGACGACCACGACCCGGACCTCGTCGTCGACGCGATGCTGGGAACGGGCGTGACGGGCGCGTTGCGAGAGCCGGAGGCGACCGTCGCTCACGCAGTAAACGACGCGCCCGCGGACGTGTCCGTCGTCTCGGTCGACGTTCCCTCCGGCGTCGACGCCGACACCGGTGAACCCGTCGGCGACGCGACTGACGTGGCCGACCCGGCCGACCCGGCCGACGCGGACGGCACGAGCGCCGCCGTCGACGCGGATGCGGTCGTCACCTTCCACGACGAGAAGCCCGGTCTCGCACGCCTCGGCTGTGAGGTGATCGTCGCGGACATCGGGATCCCCGAGGGAGCGGAGACGTTCGTCGGCCCGGGCGACCTGCTCGCGCTCCGGCGCGAGGCCGACTCCCACAAGGGAGACAACGGCGAGGTGCTCGTCGTCGGCGGCGGCCCCTACACCGGCGCGCCCGCGCTCGCCGCCGAGGCCGCCCTCCGGGCCGGCGCGGACCTCGTCCGGGTCGCCTGTCCGGAGGCGGTCGCCCGCGAGATCCAGGGGTACGGCCCCGACCTC
This window encodes:
- a CDS encoding Lrp/AsnC family transcriptional regulator — translated: MDEATRTLIDALVADARESTADLARQTGLDEAVVEETLADLEGAGALRGYTAIVDWEELDEEHISAIVEVNVELDRETDYDDVARRIAESPAVDSLRLMSGDYDFAVHVSGSSMGDVSRFVSEEVAPLPAVTKTVTHYVMETYKERGIRFLDGDDDDRLSVTP
- a CDS encoding EamA family transporter; the protein is MNYLVWSVVAMAAYSLVAPLMRLATAGTGAIPSTVAAFVSNTVLVFATLAVISVSGEGVVEHLGDPRMRYVVAAGVCLAVGIIAYYHALSLGRVSIVAPIFAMFFVASSAVGVVALDEPVTGRKLLGVGFAVVAVVLVAGE
- a CDS encoding DUF1918 domain-containing protein — protein: MADFEKDDSVVLSDEHSEFDGETGTVTQVMETMFGDATYTVSFEEGTEQGVPADQLEAADGDDSETADGDEE
- a CDS encoding RNA-binding protein encodes the protein MSSVPFHYVDLRTFCYATEDEKRVEDALRTFLPEEFEIERVVNAGHHGDRIVVRSARVERADDVRHVLAKLSELTEWDRVLTELDERVDDNNSLFLRLDKQAAFKGDVELGTGITIRAKVEAYPAKHEKAVANARETFEELSENAGGSGGEAA
- a CDS encoding thioredoxin family protein → MVQTDSDSELARNDPAPDFALPGVDGDTHALADFADHDAVLVVFTCNHCPYAQAKFDLLNRVAAEYDDCAVVGINPNDADEYPEDSIERMREYVDSGRVAYDAYLRDETAEAARAYGAVCTPDPFLLRTADGDGDFRLAYHGRLDDALNPDDEATEVYIEDAIDAVLAGEDVTLDPGPSRGCSIKWPAE
- a CDS encoding archaellin/type IV pilin N-terminal domain-containing protein, with product MFEFITDEEERGQVGIGTLIVFIAMVLVAAIAAGVLINTAGFLQSKSQETGEQSSKQVSDRLQEVATVGTVTGTNDGSDVVDVVNVSTSLAPGAGEIDLRNATVTWVGPDGTLTLVHEDALSSSTTVGYNATADDSTKYFSTSAVKDADDSAPVINDPDDRIVMSFNVSNFRAQPEADGSGNTFIEGLGEGEEATIKVNTMSGATTTIRFTVPESLGNKQAVEL
- a CDS encoding phytoene/squalene synthase family protein translates to MPDADRPVATDPDADLAWCHEAVQGVSRTFALTVDTLDEPMSSYICLGYLVCRIADTVEDADHIAPDEQAALLREFDAALDPDDDTDAGEFRASVDPHLPPAEDRSADWEVVAEAERVFATFEGLPPEVREAVVPPAREMATGMAEFVERYADDGGLRIETRSELNEYCYYVAGTVGTLITNLVTTLGSVDEERTERLYEVAEEFGLLLQLVNVAKDVHDDYTEENNVYLPAEWLEEEGVPQEEVVAPEHREDTASVVSRTAGYARGFLDGAQTYLEHVPLVEGNTLAAWSIPYLLAVGTLRELSEHPERAVTGEGVKVSREEVFAVVTAAHEHGRDALPRLRESIATQPFHTTPSTAD
- a CDS encoding acyl-CoA dehydrogenase; translated protein: MDFALTTEQQQIRDMVAEFVDEEIKPRAAEIDEEDEFPDDLVDQMAELGLMGMPFPEEYGGADLDYHSYALGLSEIARGSGGLGTVVAAHISLAGNMLYAFGDEEQKREYLTPLAEGKEIGAFALSEAGAGSDVPAMETTAEKDGDGYVVNGGKLWISNGSVADTVTLFAKTDPDAGNKGISSFVVRPEEDDGFIVEGTEHKLGDKGCPTAELRFDDMYLPEDRLLGEEGDGFVQALKTLNGGRITIAARGVGIARAALEDAAEYATQREQFDGPISQFQAIQHKIADMDTKLQAAELLMHKAADLKIRGEPFIKEAAQAKLYASEISREVANEAIQIHGGYGYTKDFPVERYYRDAKLNEIYEGTSEVLRNTIASQVLDE
- a CDS encoding mechanosensitive ion channel family protein, which translates into the protein MSASTALPWGSQTHPLQVPEPSTPVASVLADLGVPVGLAGPLGSAITFAVVLAAFYLVGRMLVLPLMDRLLDRKQLDSHARGPLRKVANVIVVFVGIAVGFGLAGYGDFLQSLATIAAAATLAIGFALQDVIKNFVAGIFIFTDRPFRIGDWIEWDGNSGIVEDISFRVTRVRTFDNELLTVPNSQLTDDVIKNPVAKDTLRLQFLFGIGYDDDIEHATEIIVEEAERHPEVLSDPAPSVRLTELADSYVGLKSRIWIDNPSRADFVKIRGEYVTDVKRRFDEEGIEIPFPQRDLSGGVELNTPPEAVLGDD
- a CDS encoding YhbY family RNA-binding protein encodes the protein MTDQELRKRAHDLDVTVWVGKKGVGAVVDELDDQLSDRDLVKVKFHRSAQAGTDVEELAGHLAERVSADLIETRGHTAVLHR
- a CDS encoding ribonuclease P — translated: MNDDDIAEERIERLDAFARSMARAGERDRAREAVRLARRIAQRHRCGVPRRFERFTCDDCDAYLIPGRNARVRLREASHVVVRCDCGATARYPYRE
- a CDS encoding NAD(P)H-hydrate dehydratase — its product is MITSERMAMVDRNAAALGVPRKQLMESSGNAVARAVRERAEPGDRVLLICGRGNNGGDAMVAARFLDEFDTLTLLLGRPGAIRTDIARENWDALVESDRPTRTVTDSREFDLDDHDPDLVVDAMLGTGVTGALREPEATVAHAVNDAPADVSVVSVDVPSGVDADTGEPVGDATDVADPADPADADGTSAAVDADAVVTFHDEKPGLARLGCEVIVADIGIPEGAETFVGPGDLLALRREADSHKGDNGEVLVVGGGPYTGAPALAAEAALRAGADLVRVACPEAVAREIQGYGPDLIVRPFDGDHLAPPHVDGLLDLAADQDAVVFGPGLGSAEATLDAVREFLAEYDGRAVVDADALQVVPEVDTDADLICTPHQGELRRMGGETADDWRERADLVSEFAGESGHTVLVKGRYDVISDGEETRVGRTGNPGMTVGGTGDVLAGVTGALASQIESSLQAAALAAWANGRAGDAAAEEFGTGLAASDLPDRIPQALRDEGE